The Coregonus clupeaformis isolate EN_2021a chromosome 20, ASM2061545v1, whole genome shotgun sequence genome contains a region encoding:
- the LOC121532958 gene encoding alanine aminotransferase 2-like, translating into MFSLREVNPMVRGIRVSPQGALQRRSEQITALLQQGEQKPFKEVIDISSGDSHRTGIKPISFVRQVLSVCLYPELLHDDTLPGDVRQRAQRLLGECDGGSVGSYTDSCGLPHVQRSVAEFITGRDRGVPSYPRNIFISAGSQTALKVMVKLLVRGEGVSQTGVLTPQPCHHTLPMLLEEVGAVLVPYQLREEQGWALEPEELHRALTASRGHCRPRALYISNPGNPTGHVQSRKSIEWVIQFAAEERLFLLVNEVYQDSVYEEGKEFVSYKRVLFEMGQQYSEMVELASFHSISNGIMGECGLRAGYMELVNVDPAVMVFAETLLCTDISTPVTGQIALEIMVNPPRPGDPSHHKYTQEILINRITLAQNAQRAWEFLIGLPGVSCQPVMGGIFIYPRLSLPPEVVEQAKSDGLEADVLYCQSLLDEEGVCVGAGCEHGQREDKYHIRLCLLTPSATLEKVLARLGSFHLHFLDQFSQHA; encoded by the exons ATGTTTTCCCTGAGAGAGGTGAACCCCATGGTGAGAGGGATCAGAGTCTCACCACAGGGGGCGCTACAGAGACGTTCAGAACAGATCACTGCACTGCTCCAACAG GGAGAGCAGAAACCATTCAAGGAAGTTATTGACATTAGCTCAGGTGACTCCCACAGGACCGGGATAAAACCGATCTCCTTTGTGCGACAG gtcctatctgtctgtctgtaccctGAGCTCCTGCATGATGACACACTTCCTGGGGACGTCAGGCAGAGAGCCCAGAGGTTGCTGGGAGAGTGTGATGGGGGCAGTGTGG GTTCATACACAGACTCCTGTGGGCTGCCTCATGTTCAGCGCAGCGTTGCAGAGTTCATCACTGGTCGAGACAGAGGAGTGCCCTCCTATCCCCGTAACATCTTCATCTCTGCTGGCTCGCAGACAGCTCTGAAA GTGATGGTAAAACTGTTggtgagaggggagggggtgtCCCAAACGGGTGTGTTGACCCCCCAGCCCTgccaccacaccctgcccatgctgCTGGAGGAGGTAGGGGCTGTCCTGGTGCCCTACCAGCTGAGAGAGGAGCAGGGCTGGGCCCTGGAGCCGGAGGAGCTGCACCGAGCCCTCACCGCATCTAGAGGGCACTGCAGGCCCAGGGCGCTCTACATCAGCAACCCTGGCAACCCAACTG GTCATGTACAGAGCAGGAAATCTATAGAATGGGTGATTCAGTTTGCTGCAGAAGAGAGGCTCTTCCTATTGGTCAATGAG GTGTATCAGGACAGTGTGTATGAGGAGGGCAAGGAGTTTGTGTCCTATAAGAGGGTCCTGTTTGAGATGGGTCAGCAGTACTCTGAGATGGTAGAGCTGGCCTCCTTCCACTCCATATCCAATGGCATCATGGGAGA GTGTGGGCTGCGTGCGGGGTACATGGAGCTGGTGAATGTGGACCCAGCAGTGATGGTGTTTGCTGAGACCCTCCTGTGTACTGACATCAGTACCCCCGTCACAGGACAGATCGCCCTAGAAATAATGGTTAACCCTCCTAGACCTGGAGACCCCTCCCATCACAAGTATACACAG GAGATTCTGATCAATCGGATCACCCTGGCCCAGAATGCTCAGCGGGCTTGGGAGTTTCTGATTGGCCTTCCGGGGGTGAGCTGTCAACCAGTGATGGGAGGTATCTTTATCTACCCCCGTCTGAGCCTTCCCCCTGAGGTAGTGGAACAGGCCAAG tcTGACGGACTGGAGGCAGACGTGCTGTACTGTCAGAGCCTACTGGatgaggagggtgtgtgtgtgggagcagGGTGTGAGCATGGGCAGAGAGAGGACAAATACCACATCAG ACTTTGCCTGCTGACCCCCTCTGCCACTCTAGAGAAGGTCCTGGCACGCCTCGGCTCATTCCACCTGCACTTCCTGGACCAGTTCTCCCAGCATGCTTAG